TCCAGATGGGGCAAAACGGACAATATCCATAACTTCTTCAATTGTTTTCCGAGGTATGGTGTTCTTTTTGTAGTTTCTAATAGACCTGCGGTTTCTCATGTAGTTTCCCATATCTTCGGGGGAAATTTCAGAAGAAATATTTACTAAAGGAGGTTCTAAATTAGGCCCAGATATATCAATGGCTCCTTCTGAACATCCTGCTTCGCAGTGGCCACAGCTGGAACACGAGGTTTCAGGTATTGTTTGAGGATAATTATTCATTTCTATATGGCCCAGGGGGCAGTTAGAGGCACAACTTCCACAGGAATTACATTTACTTTGATCTAGATTGAATTGGGACATTTTTTCATCTCGGATTAGTTATTGAGAAAATGATTTAGATTAATACCTGAAATTCAGTAAATTAAATATTAACTTTTATTTTTTAATTAAGCATTAATAATTTAATATATATTTCTAATATGAATAACTATTAGAATATTTTGAAAAATAGGGATAGCCATAAGAATAATTAAAATAATTTTTTCATGGTTTAAATTAAAATTAGAATAATTTTATTAATTTAAAAATAGTTTTATAAAAATAATTGAATTAGAATGAATTAATAAATGGTAAATAATTACATGAAATTTTATTTAAAATAAACTCTAATAACTATAATAATAGATGAGGAGAGTTACCCTCCTTAAAGGAAAGTCCTCTGCAAATTAATTTATAAACTAATGCTTAACTCCTCTTCCTCTTTTACTTCCAGCTTTCCTATATCGGGATTTTGGCCTGGTTCTTTTATTGGTTCCTTTGACTTTGGACATATTTTTCACCTCCAAACTATTAATTTTATTATTTATTTAAGAGCATGAATCTAAATTTTAATTACACACTCAATTTGATTTTAACATAAATATGATAATATCAACTTTATTATTAATTAGCGATTAAGGAAATAATAATTACTTTAACACACTAATATTTGTTCTTTGATATCTTTTTTAATAATTACTTATATACTTTACCTATTTGCTTTTAAATAGCCATACATAAGAAGTTTAAGGGCAGGATATATTAAATTCAAATTTAAAAATTTAATCATTACTTACTTATCATATGTCTATAATTTACTTATCTTAAAAGGATTACCTTATTAGGATTGCTTATCCATTATTTAATAAAAATATTTTTTAAATAATTATCAGTATTTCATTTTAGTATTTATTAAAAAAGAATTTGTATTTAATTTAATTTTTTATATATTTGTTATTGTTTTAAAAAACTGAATATTGTTATTTAATTAAATATTCAGTCTTCTAAGGTGGAAGTATCACCTAAATCTTTTCCTTCTTCCTGAGCTCTTAAAATACGCCTCATTATTTTTCCACTTCGGGTTTTAGGAAGTTTATCAACCTGCTGTATTTCTCCTAAAACTGCTACGGGTCCTAACTCATAGCGAACGTGTTTTTGCAAGTTTTCAATAAGTTTAGTATTTAATTGATAACCTTCTTTCAATATAATGAATGATTTAATAACCTGTCCTTTAATAGGATCGGATTTACCAATTACTGCACATTCTACAACTGCAGGATGAGAAACAAATGCTGATTCCACTTCTGAGGTTCCAACACGGTGGCCTGCAATATTCAGTACATCATCAGACCGGCCTTGTATCCAGATATATCCATCTTCATCTTTCCGAGCAATGTCACCGGCATGATAAACTCCTCCCGGTATTTTATTCCAGGCATCAATAAACCGTTTTTCATCATTATAAAGGGTTCTAAACATGGCAGGCCATGGTTTTCTAATTACTAAATATCCTCCTTTGCCTGGTGCAACAGGATCCCCATTTTCATCCACCACATCTGCATCAACTCCTGGAAGTGGGAGAGTTGGTGTTCCTGGTTTAAGAGGAGATATTGGTAGTGGAGCAATCATATGCATTCCAGTCTCAGTTTGCCACCAGGTATCCATTATTGGGGTCTTTTCTTTCCCCACATTTTTATACAGCCACATCCAGGCTTCTGGATTCATTGGTTCACCTACACTACCCAATATTTTAAGTGAAGAAAGATTGTAAAGATTAGGATGCTTACTTCCATATCTCATGAGGTGTCTAATAGCCGTTGGTGCGGTGTATAATTTAGTCACTCCGTACTTTTCTACAATTTTCCACCAGGCACCAGGATCTGGATAGTCTGGCGCTCCTTCATAAATCATAGTGGTGGTTCCCAAAAGTAGGGGTCCGTAAATAGCATAACTGTGACCTGTAATCCAGCCAATATCACCAGTACACCACCATAAATCCCCATCATGAATATCAAAGACGTTTTTCAAGGTGGTGGCCACACCCACCATGTATCCTGCCGTGGTGTGGAGAACTCCTTTTGGCTTTCCTGTACTTCCAGATGTGTAGAGAAGGAATAATGGGTCTTCAGCATCCATTTCTTCCACAGGACATTCATCAGATTCACCATCAACTAAAGTATCATAGAAGATTTCCCTACCACTTAACTCCGATATGGTTATAGGGTTTCCGGCATGTTGAACTACCACTACTGTTTCAATGGTGGAACACTGTAAGAGGGCCTCATCGGCGATCTTTTTAAGGTCTATTATTTTTCCTCTGCGGTATGTTCCATCGGCAGTTATTAAAACCTTGGCATTAGAATCGTTCATTCTCTCTACAAATGCACCTACACTTAGACCAGAATAGACAACACTGTGTAGTGCCCCTATACGGGTACAGGCCAGCATGGATATTAAAAGTTCAGGACACATAGGCAGATACATGGAAACGGTATCTCCTTTTTTAATGCCCAGATTTTTTAAGGCATTGGCCATTTTATTTACTTCGCGGTAAAGCTCGTAATAGGTGAGTTTTCTCTCTTCTCCATTTTCGTTGGCATATAAAATGGCTACTTTGTTTCTTTTATCTGTAAAAACCCATCTATCAACGGCATTATAACATAAATTAATTTTTCCATTGGTGAACCACTTGTAGAATGGTTTTTTGCTCTCATCAAGAACTTTATCCCATTTTTCAAACCATTCAAACTGTTCGGCTTTCTCAGACCAGTATTTTTCCAGGTCTTGGCCCTTTTCAATTTCGGCCTCCCAGTTTTTAACGTGAGCTTCTTCTACGATTCTATAATTGGCTTTAAAAACCCTTTTTTCATTTAGAAGAACTGAAGTATCTTTATTCATATTATTCACCTGCCATGACTTTAAAAAATTAAGTAATACTTATTGATTTTTTATTTCCTACATCAAGAATATAAAGATACATTTTAGGATATATAAATTTTTAGCAAATTTTGATTTTTTTAATAAAAAATTTTAATAAAAATCCTATAAAGTTGGAATAAATAAATAAATTGGAATGGGTATTAATAAAATAAATGATTTATTTAATCGATTAATAAGTACTGGTACCATATAAACATTAGAATCAAAGTTTTAATTGATCCACGGCCATTATAAAATCCTTTACTTGTTGTTTAATGGTATTGCTGGGATTGGCATATGCTTCATATATTATGGCGGGGGTCCCGTTTTTGATTATAGGAATAGTGCTGTAAGATGGACTGCTAGGCTCGGGCATGGAGTAATAATAAAGCCATTTTAGACTGACGGTTAGATTTTTTGCGATTTTTAATGATTCGCTGTCACTAAATGGAACAAAGGTGAATGATTTATCAATATAACGACCATTGGAAGCATGCACATCAATTATCAGACTGTAATTATTCTTATTTATATCAGGAACTATATATTTGTAAGCCAGTTTTTGTCCATTCAATCGTCCTTCGTAGTAATCATAGGTACCTTCGGTGACATTTATATAGTACAAATAGTAGCAATTTTTCAGAGAGTTCGAATTTTCTCTTATATTAGCCATAGTTGCATTGTGTGATCGAGATTCACGGGGGTGTTGGCCCAATATATATGCAATTTTAATGGTGGAATTAAGATTTCCATAGGGCCCTTCTTTCGTAACCACACCCATAGAATCATTTCCTAAGATTTCTTTACTGGCAACCATATTTTCGGTTGTATTGTTAGTAGCAGTTGGTTGAATGTTATGGTATGGAACAAAAAAAGAAGCTATGAATATGGTAAAAATAGCTATAATTGCTATGATGCCCCATGGAGAAATTAATGGACAACTACTTGATGTACAGGTTAATTTATGATTATTATTGGTATTTTTATTTAATAACTTAGACTTATTTGATTTTTTGAAATTTAATTTGTTTTGGAGTTGCTTTAATTTGTCTTTCAAAAAGGATCACCGATATATGGCCACTAAACATTTTATTTATATTCTCTGAGCATTATATAAAATTATTTTGAGTTTAGATTAATATAAAGTAAACTATGCCGTCAGATTTATATTAGATGTTTTAAATGTTATAATTTTAAGAATTGAAATAATTAAAAAAAAATCAGGATATAATAATATATAATCTTATTTTCTAAATTCTACTAAATAATGGGATTTCAATCCTCCATCTAGATCTTCACCAATATCATTATCCAGTTTAAACTTTTTTAATCCATGTTTTTCAAACATTTCTTCTAATTCTTCAGGACTGCTTCGCACTTGAAAGGGAGGCCCATATTTAGTTTCCATTTTTTTATAGTCCATTATTGCTATTTTTCCACCAGGCTTTGTGATTCTTTTCAGCTCACAAATTGCTTCATCTACATTATTTCTAGCTACAAATCCATGAAAAACATTAATCATTAAAGTTACATCTACTGTATCATTAGATAACTTTATATCGCCAGTAATATCTGATTGGATAGGAATTAAGTTGTTTATGCCTTTTTCCTTAATATCTTTTTCAAGATCCTCAATAGATGGTTCATAGACATCCAGGGCATATATAATGGCTTCATCATTCATAATATCTTGAGCAATCAGGGCGGTATGTCCATCTCCACATCCAGCATCCATGAAAACTTCATTTCCTCCTAAATTCAATCTGGAAATTACTTCTCTAGCATCTATAAATGATTCACTTGATCTTCCTTGAATTCTGTGGCCATTAAATGGTGTTAATCCAGTATTGTTTGACATTTTTTTATCTCCGAATTTTAAGTGAAAGGATATTATTATAAATTTCATCGAATTAAGTTTAAATACATTTCGATTATTAATTTATTTTAAAGTCAATTCTATGTATTGAGATTTATTATTTTATTTTAATAAAATTTCAACTGAACAGAACGCAGTGCATACCAATTGAGGTTTAGCATTCTTAGCAAATTCAAAACATAAATAAAAACAATTTTTTTCTTTTTTCTATTGACTGGCGTTTAATATACTCCTATTTCTCTTTAAAACCCTTTTAAGTTAATTAAGGATTATTCCTAAATTTCATTTAACTGACTTTATATACATTTAATTTATAATTTTTTAGGAGGATAATAAAGTCGAAATGTATATATATGGTTCTTATACAAAAACGAATTATAATTAAGTGCACATCGAATGTGTTCACTTAATTAAAATTTGTAAAGGGAGGAATTTTTATAAAAAATAAAATTAAAATGCTGACACTACTCATGATTCTGTTCATATTTTCAGTAGGAACAGTCTCTTCAGCTACCATACAAGTGTCTGAAGGCTCATCCAGTGTTCAGATACAAGCATTAATTGATGGTGCAAGTAGTGGAGATACCTTAAATTTTGCAGCAGGAAATTATACTGATATAAAAGTAAAAATTAACAAAACATTGAATTTAGTAGGTAATGGTGCAATAATCAAAGGAATAAATGAATTTGATACCAATATTTTTACCTTAATTGCTGAAGGAGATGCAGATGCTTCAGGTTCTACAATTCAAGGATTTGAATTTTTCTTATTAGATAATAACCGAACTAATGGATCAAAAGTTGTATCAACAGGATTTGCCATTAATCTGAATCAAGTAGGAAATGTTGTTGTTAAAAATACTACTTCTCATGATGGTAAAGCAGCAGTATACAATGGAAATGCATTCAACACCCTGGTTGAAAACTGTACTTTTGATGATAAATATTTTAAATCATATACAGTTCACATAATGGGTGGAAACAATATTACAGTCAGAAACAGTACCATTAGTGGTGCTATGGATGCAGTATCAATTGCTTCAGGAGCCACCAATGTTTATGTGGATGGTAACAAATTTTTGAACAATGATTACGTTGCATTTTGGGGTGGTGGAGTATCCAACATAACTTTCATAAATAACCTATTTGATGGATTTAATGAAGGTTTAGGTATTGAAAAAGCAGCTAATTTAACCTCTGTAATAAATAATACATTCATTAATGGATTAGGAGATGCCATATATATTAAAAATTCTAATGCGCATGGTCCATATAGTGTAATCAGTAATATTGATATAATTGGTAATGTATTTAAAGATATTATTGGTGCTGCCATAGGTGTTGATAAAGACGGTATATTCCACGCAGATGGTACTGGAGACTCTATTTCTGCGAGTAATAACACAGTCACCAATGTTTCCAAAGGATATTTAACTCTTTATTCCAAGGGGTCAAACTTAA
This is a stretch of genomic DNA from Methanobacteriales archaeon HGW-Methanobacteriales-1. It encodes these proteins:
- a CDS encoding SAM-dependent methyltransferase, with protein sequence MSNNTGLTPFNGHRIQGRSSESFIDAREVISRLNLGGNEVFMDAGCGDGHTALIAQDIMNDEAIIYALDVYEPSIEDLEKDIKEKGINNLIPIQSDITGDIKLSNDTVDVTLMINVFHGFVARNNVDEAICELKRITKPGGKIAIMDYKKMETKYGPPFQVRSSPEELEEMFEKHGLKKFKLDNDIGEDLDGGLKSHYLVEFRK
- the acs gene encoding acetate--CoA ligase, producing the protein MNKDTSVLLNEKRVFKANYRIVEEAHVKNWEAEIEKGQDLEKYWSEKAEQFEWFEKWDKVLDESKKPFYKWFTNGKINLCYNAVDRWVFTDKRNKVAILYANENGEERKLTYYELYREVNKMANALKNLGIKKGDTVSMYLPMCPELLISMLACTRIGALHSVVYSGLSVGAFVERMNDSNAKVLITADGTYRRGKIIDLKKIADEALLQCSTIETVVVVQHAGNPITISELSGREIFYDTLVDGESDECPVEEMDAEDPLFLLYTSGSTGKPKGVLHTTAGYMVGVATTLKNVFDIHDGDLWWCTGDIGWITGHSYAIYGPLLLGTTTMIYEGAPDYPDPGAWWKIVEKYGVTKLYTAPTAIRHLMRYGSKHPNLYNLSSLKILGSVGEPMNPEAWMWLYKNVGKEKTPIMDTWWQTETGMHMIAPLPISPLKPGTPTLPLPGVDADVVDENGDPVAPGKGGYLVIRKPWPAMFRTLYNDEKRFIDAWNKIPGGVYHAGDIARKDEDGYIWIQGRSDDVLNIAGHRVGTSEVESAFVSHPAVVECAVIGKSDPIKGQVIKSFIILKEGYQLNTKLIENLQKHVRYELGPVAVLGEIQQVDKLPKTRSGKIMRRILRAQEEGKDLGDTSTLED